The Pseudomonas eucalypticola genome has a window encoding:
- a CDS encoding UPF0149 family protein: protein MPTLAAAMALHGTANRLTLLINSPRPYSMTTPSAAPLTDAQWDFLESKLEQYKSETSVWNTSELDGYLTALVSGPKVIAFEEWFEALWGGSEFMPVWENAQEAKRFIGLVIQHMNEIAGKLMENAEEFSPIFMEDEHEDGHFTLSVEDWCFGYERGVVMGDGWEGLPEEEQELLACILVHTYDDESDEEEIDPEEAADMVCIGALTLHAYWLAQRTPSEPVRTADKVGRNDPCPCGSGKKFKQCCLH from the coding sequence ATGCCTACCCTCGCTGCTGCCATGGCCCTACATGGCACGGCAAATCGACTTACACTGTTAATCAACTCCCCACGGCCATATTCCATGACTACTCCAAGCGCAGCCCCCCTGACCGACGCCCAATGGGACTTCCTCGAGTCGAAGCTCGAGCAATACAAAAGCGAAACCTCGGTGTGGAACACCTCGGAACTGGATGGCTACCTGACCGCCCTGGTATCGGGGCCCAAGGTCATTGCCTTCGAAGAGTGGTTCGAAGCACTGTGGGGCGGCAGCGAATTCATGCCCGTCTGGGAAAACGCGCAGGAGGCGAAGCGCTTCATCGGCCTGGTCATCCAGCACATGAACGAAATCGCCGGCAAGCTCATGGAGAACGCCGAAGAGTTCTCGCCCATCTTCATGGAGGACGAGCACGAAGACGGCCATTTCACCCTGAGCGTCGAGGACTGGTGCTTTGGCTACGAGCGCGGCGTGGTCATGGGTGATGGCTGGGAGGGCCTGCCGGAGGAAGAGCAGGAACTGCTGGCCTGCATCCTGGTGCACACCTACGACGACGAGAGCGACGAAGAAGAGATCGACCCGGAAGAGGCTGCGGACATGGTCTGCATCGGTGCCTTGACCCTGCACGCCTACTGGTTGGCACAGCGCACGCCGAGCGAGCCTGTTCGAACGGCTGACAAGGTGGGCCGCAATGACCCATGCCCCTGCGGCAGCGGGAAGAAATTCAAGCAGTGCTGCCTGCATTGA
- a CDS encoding type IV toxin-antitoxin system AbiEi family antitoxin domain-containing protein: MAQDPAKTAFYKLSLLAQAVPDDLVLPREWLLQQGFTDDNLTGYVRSGYLSRVGRALYAKPQAGRSWLFGEKQKDEGALPTAIAPWKIALSSSLLTEPTPLAVAGYSALEVRNLAHFHSNQPLREIWVTGPKALPRWVAQMNSVDWRLIPAGKLFVDAAGMPTDQQLFNLDTDELDHTLQMRGFEAIGRDSNRSWIVASTPERALLEWASQLNTEADWRHFYEVMEGVPSLRPTLLRMLLARCKSVKAKRVFLWMGKQLDASWYHALKRDMSGIDLGKGKRQLIPGGALDTEYQITVVREISDGV, translated from the coding sequence ATGGCTCAGGACCCCGCAAAAACTGCATTTTATAAACTGAGCTTGCTCGCCCAAGCGGTGCCAGACGATCTGGTCCTTCCCAGGGAATGGCTGCTTCAACAAGGCTTTACGGATGATAACCTCACCGGCTACGTTCGCTCGGGCTACCTAAGCCGCGTTGGCCGGGCGCTGTACGCTAAGCCACAAGCTGGTAGGTCCTGGTTGTTCGGGGAAAAGCAAAAAGACGAAGGCGCATTACCTACCGCCATTGCGCCCTGGAAGATCGCACTTTCTTCTTCACTTCTGACGGAACCAACCCCGCTTGCGGTTGCTGGTTATAGCGCTTTGGAAGTCCGAAACCTAGCGCACTTCCACAGTAACCAGCCTCTTCGCGAGATCTGGGTGACCGGCCCTAAAGCCCTACCCCGATGGGTTGCACAAATGAACAGTGTTGATTGGCGGCTAATACCGGCCGGTAAGCTATTCGTGGATGCGGCCGGCATGCCGACTGATCAACAGCTCTTCAACCTCGACACGGATGAACTCGACCACACCCTGCAAATGAGAGGTTTCGAGGCCATTGGACGAGACTCAAATAGATCTTGGATAGTTGCATCCACACCTGAGCGCGCCTTGCTCGAATGGGCAAGCCAATTGAATACCGAGGCGGATTGGCGGCATTTCTATGAGGTAATGGAGGGGGTACCGTCGCTGCGCCCAACGCTACTTCGCATGCTGCTTGCTCGCTGCAAATCGGTCAAAGCCAAGCGTGTATTTCTCTGGATGGGTAAGCAGCTTGATGCTAGCTGGTATCACGCCCTCAAGCGGGACATGAGCGGCATCGACCTGGGCAAGGGGAAGCGGCAACTCATCCCTGGCGGGGCACTTGATACCGAATATCAGATCACGGTAGTGCGGGAGATTTCTGATGGCGTCTGA
- a CDS encoding alpha/beta hydrolase produces MPELIRRRWRSFAVLMLVLVALPYGCSRLAYKERELLYSIQPGIASWYSGLPAGVQQMNIPLEGSQFLHAWWWPAARKDAPTLLYLHGTRWNLTAQVRRITELRNLGFSVLAIDYRGFGDSPGDLPSENSVYQDAQVAWQRLVQLQPVAQKRFIYGHSLGGAIAVDLAQRIARQDEPAAAGLIIESTFTDLGAAAAAVIHTSLPVRWIMSEKYDSIDKIGAIGMPVLIVHGTDDRYVPSRFSQALYDAASSPKQLLLVPGGTHLNSMTLGSADYARALHQLFGLKATQGAG; encoded by the coding sequence ATGCCCGAATTGATTCGCCGCCGCTGGCGCTCCTTTGCCGTGCTGATGCTGGTACTCGTTGCCCTGCCCTATGGCTGTTCGCGCCTGGCCTATAAAGAGCGGGAGTTGCTGTACAGCATCCAGCCAGGCATCGCCAGCTGGTACAGCGGCCTGCCGGCCGGGGTGCAGCAAATGAACATTCCCCTGGAAGGCTCGCAGTTCCTGCATGCCTGGTGGTGGCCGGCGGCAAGAAAAGACGCCCCCACCCTGCTGTACCTGCACGGCACGCGCTGGAACCTGACCGCCCAGGTGCGGCGCATCACCGAGCTGCGCAACCTGGGCTTCTCGGTACTGGCCATCGACTATCGCGGCTTCGGTGACAGCCCCGGCGACCTGCCCTCGGAAAACAGCGTGTACCAGGATGCCCAAGTGGCGTGGCAGCGCCTGGTGCAATTGCAACCGGTGGCGCAGAAGCGCTTCATCTACGGCCACTCCCTGGGTGGCGCCATTGCCGTGGACCTGGCCCAACGCATCGCCAGGCAGGATGAGCCCGCCGCGGCGGGCCTGATCATCGAATCCACCTTCACCGACCTGGGCGCCGCGGCGGCGGCCGTGATCCACACCTCGCTGCCGGTGCGCTGGATCATGTCGGAGAAATACGATTCCATCGACAAGATCGGTGCCATCGGCATGCCGGTGCTGATCGTTCATGGCACCGATGACCGCTACGTGCCGTCGCGTTTCAGCCAGGCGTTGTACGACGCCGCCAGCAGCCCCAAGCAGCTGCTGCTGGTACCGGGCGGTACCCACCTGAACAGCATGACCCTGGGCAGCGCCGACTATGCCCGCGCGCTGCACCAGCTGTTCGGCCTGAAAGCCACACAGGGCGCGGGCTAA
- a CDS encoding MBL fold metallo-hydrolase codes for MGQTSLNSSETAAAAQPQGSLHVDGQFRNATVLPRDGLLKKLRIGFKYLLLRKPAGTRPRQPIPVQALDREQLLAAPDDSLWRLGHSTLLLKLRGRFFITDPVFSERASPVQWAGPRRFHAPPLSIEQLPPITAVILSHDHYDHLDEGAIRRLAGKTECFLTTLGVGERLIGWGIPAAKVRQLDWWQETEVAGTRFAATPTQHFSGRSLLDSNSTLWASWVIIEPHLRVFFSGDSGYFDGFAHIGERYGPFDLTLMETGAYNVRWPSVHMQPEESLQAHLDVKGRWLLPIHNGTFDLSSHNWEEPFQRIVALAQARGVPVSTPQMGERVNLRAPKTGAPWWEEGAVDEAVSPVAPGG; via the coding sequence ATGGGTCAAACGTCATTGAACAGCAGTGAAACAGCAGCAGCGGCGCAGCCACAGGGCTCGCTTCACGTGGACGGTCAGTTTCGCAACGCCACGGTGCTGCCCCGTGATGGTTTGCTGAAGAAGCTGCGCATCGGCTTCAAATACCTGTTGCTGCGCAAGCCTGCCGGCACCCGGCCACGTCAGCCAATACCGGTACAAGCCCTGGACCGCGAACAGCTCCTGGCGGCCCCCGACGACAGCCTCTGGCGCCTGGGGCACTCTACCTTGCTGCTGAAATTGCGCGGGCGCTTCTTCATCACCGACCCGGTGTTTTCCGAACGCGCCTCGCCGGTGCAGTGGGCCGGCCCGCGGCGCTTTCATGCGCCGCCCTTGAGCATCGAGCAATTGCCGCCGATCACCGCCGTCATCCTGTCCCATGACCACTACGACCACCTGGACGAAGGCGCCATCCGCCGGTTGGCCGGCAAGACCGAGTGCTTCCTGACCACCCTGGGCGTGGGCGAACGTCTGATCGGCTGGGGCATCCCGGCTGCCAAGGTGCGGCAGTTGGATTGGTGGCAGGAAACCGAGGTAGCCGGTACCCGGTTCGCTGCGACCCCCACCCAGCATTTTTCCGGGCGCAGCTTGCTGGACAGCAACAGCACGCTGTGGGCGTCCTGGGTGATCATCGAACCCCACCTGCGGGTCTTTTTCAGTGGCGACTCCGGGTATTTCGACGGTTTCGCGCACATCGGCGAACGCTACGGGCCGTTCGACCTGACGCTGATGGAAACAGGCGCCTACAACGTGCGCTGGCCCAGCGTGCACATGCAGCCGGAAGAAAGCCTGCAGGCGCACCTGGACGTCAAGGGCCGCTGGTTGTTGCCCATCCACAACGGCACCTTCGACCTGTCTTCCCACAATTGGGAAGAACCCTTCCAGCGCATTGTCGCCTTGGCACAGGCGCGGGGGGTGCCGGTCAGCACGCCGCAGATGGGCGAACGGGTGAACCTGCGCGCCCCGAAAACCGGGGCGCCGTGGTGGGAAGAGGGCGCGGTGGACGAGGCGGTCAGCCCCGTGGCGCCGGGTGGCTAG
- a CDS encoding formate/nitrite transporter family protein — protein sequence MDNQHGKTPGLSADEEQEVQKNQPPRAAVLHEIIRAQGDHELERNVAALWWSALAAGLTMGLSLMAMGLFNSRLPDTEASKVIASLGYSAGFLAVILARQQLFTENTLTAVLPLMSHPTLANAGRLLRLWAVVLAGNLVGVLLVSYVMLHLPIFDPKTDAAFLDIGRKVMENDASQMFAKGIVSGWMIATMVWMIPSQENAKMWIIILITYLMALGDFTHIVVGSAEVSYLVWAGELGWKDFLVTFAGPTLAGNIIGGSFIFALISHAQIRSDSGTPPPDGQKKPSHPAPRG from the coding sequence ATGGACAACCAGCACGGCAAGACCCCAGGCCTGTCGGCCGACGAGGAACAGGAAGTCCAGAAAAACCAGCCGCCACGCGCCGCGGTACTGCATGAAATCATCCGCGCCCAGGGCGACCACGAGCTGGAGCGCAATGTCGCCGCCCTGTGGTGGTCGGCACTGGCGGCCGGCCTCACCATGGGCCTGTCGCTGATGGCCATGGGGCTGTTCAATTCCCGCCTGCCCGACACCGAAGCCAGCAAGGTGATCGCCAGCCTGGGCTACTCCGCAGGCTTCCTGGCAGTGATCCTGGCGCGCCAGCAACTGTTCACCGAGAACACCCTGACCGCCGTGCTTCCGCTCATGAGCCACCCTACCCTGGCCAACGCCGGCCGCTTGCTGCGCTTATGGGCGGTAGTGCTGGCGGGTAACCTGGTGGGGGTGCTGCTGGTGTCCTACGTGATGCTGCATTTGCCCATCTTCGACCCCAAGACCGACGCCGCCTTTCTCGACATCGGCCGCAAGGTCATGGAAAACGACGCTTCGCAGATGTTCGCCAAAGGCATCGTCTCGGGCTGGATGATCGCCACCATGGTGTGGATGATTCCTTCCCAGGAAAACGCCAAGATGTGGATCATCATCCTGATCACGTACCTGATGGCGCTCGGGGACTTCACCCATATCGTCGTCGGCTCGGCGGAAGTGTCCTACCTGGTGTGGGCCGGCGAGCTGGGCTGGAAAGACTTTCTGGTGACCTTCGCCGGGCCAACCCTGGCCGGCAATATCATTGGCGGCAGTTTCATTTTCGCCCTGATCAGCCACGCACAAATCCGCAGCGACAGCGGCACCCCGCCGCCCGATGGGCAGAAAAAGCCTAGCCACCCGGCGCCACGGGGCTGA
- a CDS encoding nucleotidyl transferase AbiEii/AbiGii toxin family protein, whose product MASEAYKAQVRLLVQVLNAFRGCDVFALKGGTAINLFLQNLPRLSVDIDLNFLPGLEYAKALPMIDDELSAIAIRIQKIAGVMKVERPPNDGLKRTVFGKGARVKIEVNPVIRGIVYPATVLPVQGNVEHAFGYAEMLVASSDDVYGGKLVAALDRQHPRDLYDVRLMMDSGLVSDHLMKAFAVYLCSSNAPMSEILAPRFKDLTDTYKNQFIGMVEQPISLQRLEETRIEMVEMIQTKLGDAEKKFIMSVQRREPDWEVLGIDGLAGLPSVGFKVANLNRMRSEAYAAESQALESLLQTFS is encoded by the coding sequence ATGGCGTCTGAGGCCTATAAAGCGCAAGTCCGGCTACTGGTGCAGGTATTGAATGCCTTCCGCGGTTGCGACGTGTTTGCTCTAAAGGGCGGCACCGCGATCAACCTATTCCTGCAGAACCTGCCTCGCCTATCGGTGGATATTGATCTGAATTTTCTTCCTGGGCTCGAATACGCCAAAGCCTTACCCATGATCGACGACGAGTTGTCTGCGATAGCGATCCGAATACAGAAAATCGCGGGGGTAATGAAGGTAGAAAGGCCGCCAAATGACGGCCTAAAGCGTACAGTGTTTGGCAAAGGCGCCCGAGTGAAAATCGAGGTGAATCCGGTTATACGGGGCATCGTTTATCCTGCCACGGTCCTACCAGTTCAAGGCAACGTTGAGCATGCCTTCGGTTATGCCGAGATGCTTGTAGCCAGCAGCGACGATGTGTACGGCGGTAAGCTGGTTGCTGCCCTCGACCGTCAGCATCCTCGCGACCTTTACGATGTGCGATTGATGATGGACTCTGGCTTGGTCAGCGACCATCTGATGAAAGCTTTTGCTGTCTATCTATGCTCCTCGAACGCACCCATGAGCGAGATTCTCGCCCCTCGCTTCAAAGACCTTACCGATACCTATAAAAATCAGTTTATCGGGATGGTCGAGCAACCTATTAGCTTGCAACGCCTGGAGGAAACGCGAATAGAAATGGTCGAAATGATCCAGACAAAATTGGGTGACGCAGAGAAAAAATTCATCATGAGTGTTCAGCGGCGAGAGCCGGATTGGGAAGTTCTGGGCATTGATGGACTGGCTGGTTTACCGTCGGTCGGGTTCAAGGTCGCCAACCTCAATAGGATGAGGTCTGAAGCATACGCGGCCGAGAGTCAGGCTCTGGAATCGCTCCTCCAAACGTTTAGCTAG
- a CDS encoding methyl-accepting chemotaxis protein: MSIGKRLLASFGLCAVLMVALGGLCLGAMQHIRHQGELIEQGPLSSIAQADAIALDLARMRTEAALLLVFANDPAELVNRKINLQQLSSEVDQGFTQYLTKVPPGTEHDSIALLQDAAQHYVSLFKQAIDLVEHKQLNEATQLANNDLANQGGLMDMQVQLLRELNKQTSAQALENTASTFAQVRLALPMALGVALALMLLQAWRLSVSITRPLRQALHVAKTVAAGDLSQPVVAHGRDEVAQLLQMLGHMRDQLHGVIQQIGGAVTRLNSATQEMGAIMHDSAEGLQQQYNEIEQAATAVTQMSQAVEEVAGSAVETSSESRSSSTAVHEGQRQLDETMSDIGALADQVEQASLRAQALATETLGISKVLEVIRNVADQTNLLALNAAIEAARAGEAGRGFAVVADEVRGLAHRTGASTREIEQMMAGIHQGTGQTVQALAESAAQAGRTRERAQVAKDVLGNISRSVAGIDERNQVIATAAEQQAQVAREVDRNLVRIRDLSMQTASGAAQTSTASQELGRLAAELDGMLARFSL; encoded by the coding sequence ATGAGCATCGGCAAGCGCCTGCTGGCCAGCTTCGGCCTGTGCGCGGTGCTGATGGTCGCCCTGGGCGGCCTGTGCCTGGGGGCGATGCAGCACATTCGCCACCAGGGCGAACTGATCGAGCAGGGGCCGCTATCGAGCATCGCCCAGGCCGATGCCATCGCCCTGGACCTCGCCAGGATGCGCACCGAAGCAGCCCTGCTGCTGGTGTTCGCCAACGACCCCGCCGAACTGGTGAACCGCAAGATCAACCTGCAGCAGTTGAGCAGCGAGGTGGACCAGGGCTTCACCCAGTACCTGACCAAGGTACCGCCGGGCACCGAGCACGACTCCATCGCCTTGCTGCAGGACGCGGCCCAGCACTACGTGAGCCTGTTCAAGCAAGCCATCGACCTGGTCGAGCACAAGCAATTGAACGAGGCCACTCAACTGGCAAACAACGACCTGGCCAACCAGGGCGGGCTGATGGACATGCAGGTGCAGTTGCTGCGCGAACTGAACAAGCAGACCAGCGCCCAAGCTTTGGAAAATACCGCCAGCACCTTTGCCCAGGTGCGCCTGGCGCTGCCGATGGCCTTGGGCGTGGCGTTGGCCTTGATGCTGTTGCAGGCCTGGCGGCTGAGCGTGAGCATCACCCGCCCGCTACGCCAGGCGCTGCACGTCGCCAAGACCGTGGCGGCCGGCGACCTCAGCCAGCCGGTGGTTGCCCATGGCCGCGACGAAGTGGCGCAACTGCTGCAGATGCTCGGGCACATGCGCGATCAGTTGCATGGGGTTATCCAGCAAATCGGCGGCGCCGTGACGCGGCTGAATTCGGCCACCCAGGAGATGGGCGCGATCATGCACGACAGCGCCGAAGGCTTGCAGCAGCAATACAACGAGATCGAACAGGCGGCCACGGCCGTGACCCAGATGAGCCAGGCGGTGGAGGAAGTGGCGGGCAGTGCCGTGGAAACGTCCAGCGAGTCACGCTCGTCCAGCACAGCGGTGCACGAAGGCCAGCGGCAGTTGGACGAAACCATGAGCGATATCGGCGCTTTGGCCGACCAGGTAGAACAGGCCAGCCTGCGCGCCCAGGCGCTGGCCACCGAAACCCTGGGCATCAGCAAAGTGCTTGAGGTGATCCGCAACGTCGCCGACCAGACCAACCTGCTGGCCCTCAATGCCGCCATTGAAGCCGCCCGTGCGGGGGAGGCGGGCCGGGGTTTCGCGGTGGTGGCCGATGAGGTTCGCGGCCTGGCCCACCGCACGGGGGCCTCGACCCGGGAGATCGAGCAGATGATGGCGGGCATTCACCAGGGCACCGGGCAGACGGTTCAGGCTTTGGCCGAAAGTGCGGCGCAAGCCGGCAGGACCCGTGAGCGCGCGCAGGTGGCCAAGGATGTGCTGGGCAATATTTCCAGGTCGGTGGCGGGTATCGATGAACGCAACCAGGTAATCGCCACCGCCGCCGAACAGCAAGCCCAGGTGGCGCGGGAAGTGGACCGCAACCTGGTGCGCATCCGAGACCTGTCGATGCAGACCGCCAGCGGCGCCGCGCAGACCAGCACCGCCAGCCAGGAACTGGGCCGGTTGGCCGCGGAACTGGACGGCATGTTGGCGCGGTTTTCGTTGTAG
- a CDS encoding S8 family peptidase, with the protein MKEYIILRREIPTASHGLAGVRAVATDPSLTVERVPAHALAELVAEPEVALVAPKMPTRLIKPKAAKAETRAEPWGVERVAGHSRYTGNGVTVAVLDTGIDAEHPAFAGVDLVEKDFSGSGNGDALGHGTHCAGVIFGRGLATRIGVAPGISRALIGKVLDNKGGGSSEMIFNGMLWALEQRAHISMSLGFDFPGMVKSRTSEGWPVQLATSEALETYRGNLRMFDAIMGMTKARAAFGTSALVVAAAGNESRRGDDPEYRLAASLPAAADDVISVAAVGRASGGGLRVADFSNTMATLSAPGVGITSARTGGGLKTMSGSSMACPHVAGVAALWWEAIGASGKKATARNVRAQLIATARSEGILQWDEVDVGQGVVVAP; encoded by the coding sequence ATGAAAGAGTACATCATCCTGCGCCGTGAAATCCCGACTGCCAGCCATGGCTTGGCTGGGGTCAGGGCCGTTGCAACTGATCCATCCCTCACCGTGGAACGGGTTCCGGCCCACGCGTTGGCCGAACTCGTGGCCGAGCCCGAGGTAGCCCTGGTGGCGCCAAAGATGCCAACCCGCCTGATCAAGCCCAAGGCGGCTAAAGCCGAGACCCGTGCTGAGCCCTGGGGGGTTGAAAGGGTTGCCGGACACAGCCGTTACACGGGCAACGGCGTTACTGTGGCCGTGCTCGACACGGGCATCGACGCCGAGCACCCAGCCTTCGCCGGCGTGGACCTGGTCGAGAAAGACTTCAGCGGTTCAGGTAACGGCGATGCTCTGGGCCATGGTACCCATTGCGCCGGGGTCATCTTCGGCCGTGGCCTGGCCACCCGCATCGGCGTCGCCCCCGGCATCAGCCGTGCGTTGATCGGCAAAGTACTGGACAACAAAGGTGGCGGCAGCTCGGAAATGATCTTCAACGGCATGCTGTGGGCATTGGAACAGCGTGCGCACATCTCCATGTCGTTGGGCTTCGACTTCCCCGGCATGGTCAAAAGCCGGACCAGCGAAGGCTGGCCGGTGCAGTTAGCCACTTCCGAAGCCTTGGAAACCTACCGCGGCAACCTGCGCATGTTCGACGCCATCATGGGCATGACCAAAGCCCGCGCCGCCTTCGGCACCAGCGCGTTGGTCGTCGCCGCAGCCGGCAACGAAAGCCGCCGCGGCGACGACCCCGAATACCGCCTCGCCGCCTCCCTGCCCGCCGCGGCGGACGACGTCATCTCCGTGGCCGCCGTGGGCCGCGCCAGCGGCGGCGGGCTGCGGGTAGCGGATTTTTCCAACACCATGGCCACCTTGTCGGCACCCGGCGTAGGCATCACCTCGGCACGCACGGGTGGCGGCCTCAAGACCATGAGCGGCAGCAGCATGGCCTGCCCGCATGTGGCCGGGGTGGCGGCATTGTGGTGGGAAGCGATCGGCGCCTCAGGCAAAAAAGCTACTGCCCGGAACGTGAGGGCACAGTTGATTGCCACGGCGAGAAGCGAGGGCATTTTGCAGTGGGACGAGGTGGATGTGGGGCAGGGGGTGGTGGTAGCGCCCTGA
- a CDS encoding diaminopimelate epimerase, giving the protein MLYDARGNRYVVCSPELLRSLGIGIAENAAQASRERATWAIAAIAALCHWPAGAQPAGAKAHRSDGLLVGPFQDRAPFDLLIVNTDGTLAERSGNGLTIFAQSLADQGRLKGEHGFTLRVHHDKTDAVSPVPVSVEPGVVDGVQGFWLDLGAPAFGPAAVGAEGVEASRFNGRDTWRVPGLAAMDSHWKHSVFVRIGNPHCVTWLDRPEALPSMAQLRSSALGEPLTAIAYAQGDQGHGLPCVAGINLQWAASLGPQQLAARVFERGEGPTESSGTSATAVACAAWQVGLVQAGAVSVQMPGGTAPLHLVEQQGRLTGVRLFGTARLAS; this is encoded by the coding sequence ATGTTGTACGACGCGCGCGGCAATCGTTATGTGGTGTGTTCCCCTGAACTGCTGCGCAGCCTGGGTATCGGCATTGCGGAAAATGCAGCCCAGGCGAGCCGGGAACGCGCCACCTGGGCCATCGCGGCGATCGCGGCGCTGTGCCACTGGCCGGCTGGCGCGCAACCGGCGGGCGCCAAGGCCCACCGCAGTGATGGCCTGCTGGTCGGGCCATTCCAGGACAGGGCGCCGTTCGACCTGTTGATCGTCAACACCGACGGCACCCTGGCCGAGCGCAGCGGCAACGGGCTGACCATTTTCGCCCAGTCGCTGGCCGACCAGGGCCGGCTGAAGGGGGAGCACGGGTTCACCCTCAGGGTGCACCATGACAAAACCGACGCTGTCTCGCCAGTACCGGTCAGCGTCGAGCCTGGCGTGGTCGATGGGGTGCAGGGCTTCTGGCTGGACCTGGGAGCCCCGGCCTTCGGCCCGGCGGCCGTAGGCGCCGAGGGGGTCGAGGCCAGCCGGTTCAATGGCCGCGACACCTGGCGGGTACCCGGCCTGGCGGCCATGGACAGCCACTGGAAACACAGCGTGTTCGTGCGCATCGGCAACCCCCATTGCGTGACCTGGCTGGACAGGCCCGAAGCGCTGCCGAGCATGGCGCAGTTGCGCTCCAGCGCATTGGGGGAGCCGCTGACCGCCATTGCCTATGCCCAAGGCGATCAGGGGCATGGCCTGCCGTGCGTGGCAGGTATCAACCTGCAATGGGCGGCCTCCCTCGGCCCGCAGCAACTGGCAGCGCGGGTGTTCGAGCGCGGTGAGGGGCCCACCGAATCGTCGGGCACCAGTGCCACCGCGGTGGCCTGTGCCGCGTGGCAGGTGGGCCTGGTCCAGGCCGGGGCGGTCAGCGTGCAGATGCCCGGTGGGACCGCCCCTTTGCACCTCGTGGAACAGCAAGGCCGCTTGACCGGCGTGCGGCTGTTCGGCACCGCGCGGCTTGCGTCATAA
- a CDS encoding UPF0149 family protein, producing the protein MVGVVGSSPIAPTKQNPLCWAVRKGRSERVALFCWLPFHPDTLERVTYRTPAMAYTISNDPLTPEQFDFIQAQLDAFAFESGVRTVSEMDGYFTAVVSYKDVIPFDAWYLSFWGGGDLPKWKSEASYQRFFDALIQHLNQVSMLLVDHPENYHPIFNQSEDGQGLDCLDWCVGYLRGATTLVSGWSQMPEAPTAALNFIFSQLDAEQDPSQPPADLPEALATAARELHAYWAEQRTDDEPESQTVRIEQKVGRNDPCPCGSGKKYKQCCGRG; encoded by the coding sequence ATGGTGGGGGTCGTTGGTTCGAGTCCAATCGCGCCTACCAAACAAAATCCGCTCTGCTGGGCGGTGAGAAAAGGGCGATCCGAAAGGGTCGCCCTTTTTTGTTGGCTTCCGTTTCACCCTGATACCCTAGAACGCGTCACCTACAGGACACCCGCCATGGCCTACACCATCAGCAACGACCCGTTGACCCCCGAGCAGTTTGATTTCATCCAGGCTCAACTGGATGCCTTCGCGTTCGAGTCCGGCGTGCGCACGGTGTCGGAAATGGACGGCTATTTCACTGCCGTGGTGTCCTATAAGGACGTGATCCCGTTCGACGCCTGGTACCTGTCGTTCTGGGGCGGTGGCGACCTGCCCAAGTGGAAGAGTGAAGCCAGCTACCAGCGCTTTTTCGACGCGTTGATCCAGCACCTGAATCAGGTGTCCATGTTGCTGGTGGACCACCCCGAGAACTACCACCCCATCTTCAATCAGAGCGAAGACGGCCAGGGCCTGGACTGCCTGGACTGGTGCGTGGGCTACCTGCGTGGTGCCACCACCCTGGTCAGTGGCTGGAGCCAGATGCCGGAAGCCCCCACTGCCGCGCTGAATTTCATCTTCAGCCAGCTGGATGCGGAACAAGACCCGAGCCAGCCGCCTGCCGACCTGCCGGAAGCGCTGGCCACCGCCGCCCGCGAGCTGCACGCCTACTGGGCCGAGCAGCGCACTGACGACGAGCCGGAGTCGCAGACCGTGCGTATCGAACAGAAAGTAGGCCGCAACGACCCCTGCCCATGCGGCAGCGGCAAGAAATACAAGCAGTGCTGCGGCCGCGGATAG